A region of Nocardioides alkalitolerans DNA encodes the following proteins:
- a CDS encoding DUF2505 domain-containing protein produces MAKRISHDLTYDAPIEDVRAMLLDEEFRRTVATEQRALRSTVDIQGTKVHLETIQPAAGIPSFAKKFVGDEIVIDQRETWNGDQADVHVTIPGKPGDMKGTATLKSVDGGTVETVDLEIKVSIPLVGGKIEGLIGDMLVKALKAENRAGRAWLAR; encoded by the coding sequence ATGGCGAAGCGCATCTCCCACGACCTCACCTACGACGCCCCGATCGAGGACGTCCGCGCGATGCTCCTCGACGAGGAGTTCCGACGCACCGTCGCGACCGAGCAGCGGGCCCTCCGCTCCACCGTCGACATCCAGGGCACGAAGGTGCACCTCGAGACGATCCAGCCGGCGGCGGGCATCCCGTCGTTCGCGAAGAAGTTCGTGGGCGACGAGATCGTCATCGACCAGCGCGAGACCTGGAACGGCGACCAGGCCGACGTGCACGTCACCATCCCCGGCAAGCCCGGGGACATGAAGGGCACGGCGACCCTGAAGAGCGTCGACGGCGGCACGGTCGAGACCGTCGACCTCGAGATCAAGGTCTCGATCCCGCTCGTCGGCGGCAAGATCGAGGGCCTCATCGGCGACATGCTCGTCAAGGCCCTCAAGGCCGAGAACCGCGCCGGTCGCGCGTGGCTCGCCCGCTGA
- a CDS encoding NAD-glutamate dehydrogenase, giving the protein MATTLDGRNLDRSKTDLVAEAADHARSRCAALGVDPGDVDGLMTAYFRHVAPEDILDRSPSDLYGAFASHRRLAQTRAAGEAVVRISTPGAAENGWTAGGHTVVEVVTDDMPFLVDSVTMELDRQGRDVHVVLHPQLLVQRDAAGELLDVRAVEEGTAPAPGQDEVATDAEALRESWIHVEIGRLATDDGADDPEDIRAAVLAVLADVRAAVADWPAMRDAVERVVADLRERPDETAPGVDAAEVRRGADLLAWLADDHFTLLGYREYVLDADTLEVVPGTGLGILREPAPGEPPTQRVAGGSGRLTEEVRARLREPNLLVLAKANSRATVHRPAYLDYVGVKTFAPDGTVTGERRILGLFSSAAYTESLTRIPLLRDKAQAVLDGLGFAPSSHAGKALLDTLENFPRDELFQTPVAELTPIAQAVMYARERRRALRLFVRRDTYGRYLSVLVYLPHDRYSTTVRERFTAVLRQRLDAGGIEYAVRLSDAAMVRVHFVVRPREGIAVAPSDAALVADLEHRFDEAARSWRDDLRAALIASHGEVDGARLARRYGNAFPEAYKEDFDARTAASDIGRLEQVRREGATHGGVDVALHQPVDAPPGEALLKIFRVGPPISLSTVLPMISSMGVEVLDERPYELEGLDEPSWVYEFALRHDGPVPSEAVELFGSALRAVWDGHAEVDRFNALVLGGGLTWRQVSVLRAYGRYMRQGASPFSTGSMADALAANLDITRLLVALFAARFDPDVEPDAGDATREETEGRLVGEITSALEEVVSLDHDRILRAYLTHVRATLRTNFFQEPDAGGVRSHLALKLRPSAIPDLPAPRPAFEIFVYSPRVEGVHLRFGSVARGGLRWSDRRDDFRTEVLGLVKAQMVKNTVIVPVGAKGGFYAKRLPDPSDREAWMAEGVAAYRTFISGLLDVTDNLVESAEGRTVVPPQRVVRHDGDDTYLVVAADKGTATFSDIANGLSADYGFWLGDAFASGGSVGYDHKAMGITARGAWVSVQRHFRELGLDTQREDFTVVGIGDMSGDVFGNGMLCSPHIRLVAAFDHRDIFLDPDPDPAASYEERERLFRLPRSSWRDYDRATISAGGGVHPRTAKSIPVTEQVRRVLGLADDVTSLPPNDLLRAILRAPADLLWNGGIGTYVKAAHESHADAGDKANDGIRVNGGDLRVRVVGEGGNLGLTQGGRIEFARNGGRLNTDFIDNSAGVDTSDREVNIKILLDRVVAAGDLTAKQRDELLASMTDEVAALVLRDNDQQNRALANADANAPALLHVHERWMRRLEGDGVFDRALEGLPDRAEVRRRLEAGEGLSQPELAVLMSWTKIVLADELLESDLPDDPYLRGLLYSYFPTPMRHRFRAQMDAHPLRREIVVTAVVNHLVNTAGMTYWPRLADETGAAPAELARAHFVAEEIFGAVALRREIEALDNQLDAAVQTRMRIELRTLVERASRWLVLRRSDRGAEGVVDFFGERIQQVLTGDPGLAGLLSGRDLAAYEQRRDALLEGEVPRDLAERIAALPPSYALLSVVETAASEDLPAETVARVHFALGERLGLSSLLTRILALPRSDRWETTARAALRDDLHAVHALLTAQALAASSDDDPAPVRVATWEETQPHVVARAASTLEEVCAEEPDLARLSVGMRVVRGLVATTPSGGADVA; this is encoded by the coding sequence GTGGCGACGACCCTGGACGGCAGGAACCTCGACCGGAGCAAGACCGACCTGGTGGCGGAGGCCGCCGACCACGCCCGGTCGCGGTGCGCCGCGCTCGGCGTGGACCCGGGGGACGTGGACGGCCTGATGACGGCGTACTTCCGCCACGTGGCCCCCGAGGACATCCTCGACCGCTCCCCGTCGGACCTCTACGGGGCGTTCGCCTCCCACCGCCGCCTGGCGCAGACCCGTGCGGCCGGCGAGGCGGTCGTGCGGATCAGCACCCCCGGGGCGGCCGAGAACGGCTGGACGGCGGGAGGTCACACGGTGGTCGAGGTCGTCACCGACGACATGCCGTTCCTCGTCGACAGCGTGACGATGGAGCTCGACCGCCAGGGGCGCGACGTCCACGTCGTCCTCCACCCCCAGCTGCTCGTGCAGCGGGACGCCGCCGGCGAGCTCCTCGACGTGCGGGCCGTCGAGGAGGGCACCGCGCCGGCACCGGGGCAGGACGAGGTGGCGACGGACGCCGAGGCCCTGCGCGAGTCCTGGATCCACGTCGAGATCGGCCGCCTCGCGACGGACGACGGCGCCGACGACCCCGAGGACATCCGCGCCGCCGTGCTCGCCGTGCTCGCCGACGTGCGCGCCGCGGTCGCGGACTGGCCCGCGATGCGCGACGCGGTGGAGCGGGTGGTCGCCGACCTGCGGGAGCGTCCCGACGAGACGGCGCCCGGCGTCGACGCCGCCGAGGTGCGCCGCGGTGCCGACCTGCTCGCCTGGCTCGCCGACGACCACTTCACGCTGCTCGGCTACCGGGAGTACGTGCTCGACGCCGACACCCTCGAGGTGGTGCCGGGCACCGGGCTCGGCATCCTCCGCGAGCCGGCGCCGGGCGAGCCGCCCACGCAGCGGGTCGCGGGCGGCTCGGGACGGCTCACCGAGGAGGTGCGGGCGCGCCTGCGCGAGCCCAACCTGCTGGTGCTGGCCAAGGCGAACTCGCGGGCCACCGTGCACCGCCCGGCCTACCTCGACTACGTCGGCGTGAAGACGTTCGCCCCCGACGGCACCGTGACCGGCGAGCGCCGGATCCTCGGGTTGTTCTCCTCCGCGGCGTACACGGAGTCCCTGACCCGCATCCCGCTGTTGCGGGACAAGGCGCAGGCGGTGCTCGACGGCCTCGGGTTCGCGCCGTCGAGCCACGCGGGCAAGGCACTGCTCGACACCCTCGAGAACTTCCCGCGCGACGAGCTCTTCCAGACGCCGGTCGCGGAGCTGACGCCCATCGCCCAGGCGGTGATGTACGCCCGGGAGCGGCGTCGGGCGCTGCGCCTCTTCGTGCGCCGCGACACCTACGGGCGCTACCTGTCCGTGCTCGTCTACCTGCCCCACGACCGGTACTCCACGACGGTCCGGGAGCGCTTCACGGCCGTGCTGCGGCAGCGGCTCGACGCGGGAGGCATCGAGTACGCGGTGCGGCTCTCCGACGCCGCCATGGTGCGGGTCCACTTCGTCGTGCGACCGCGGGAGGGCATCGCCGTGGCGCCCAGCGACGCCGCCCTGGTGGCCGACCTCGAGCACCGCTTCGACGAGGCCGCCCGCTCGTGGCGCGACGACCTGCGCGCCGCGCTCATCGCGAGCCACGGCGAGGTGGACGGGGCGCGGCTGGCCCGTCGCTACGGCAACGCGTTCCCGGAGGCCTACAAGGAGGACTTCGACGCCCGCACGGCCGCCTCCGACATCGGTCGCCTCGAGCAGGTACGCCGCGAGGGAGCCACGCACGGGGGTGTCGACGTGGCGCTGCACCAGCCGGTGGACGCCCCGCCGGGGGAGGCCCTGCTGAAGATCTTCCGGGTCGGGCCGCCCATCTCGCTGTCCACGGTGCTGCCGATGATCTCCTCGATGGGCGTCGAGGTGCTCGACGAGCGGCCCTACGAGCTGGAGGGCCTCGACGAGCCGTCGTGGGTCTACGAGTTCGCGCTCCGCCACGACGGTCCCGTGCCGTCGGAGGCGGTGGAGCTCTTCGGCAGCGCGCTGCGCGCCGTGTGGGACGGCCACGCCGAGGTGGACCGCTTCAACGCCCTCGTGCTGGGCGGCGGCCTGACCTGGCGGCAGGTGAGCGTGCTGCGGGCCTACGGCCGCTACATGCGGCAGGGCGCCTCGCCGTTCTCCACGGGCTCGATGGCCGACGCCCTGGCGGCCAACCTCGACATCACACGCCTGCTCGTCGCGCTGTTCGCCGCCCGCTTCGACCCGGACGTGGAGCCCGACGCGGGGGACGCGACCCGCGAGGAGACCGAGGGGCGCCTGGTCGGGGAGATCACCTCGGCCCTCGAGGAGGTCGTCTCCCTCGACCACGACCGCATCCTGCGGGCCTACCTGACGCACGTGCGCGCCACGCTCCGCACCAACTTCTTCCAGGAGCCCGACGCGGGCGGGGTGCGCTCCCACCTCGCGCTCAAGCTGCGGCCCTCGGCGATCCCCGACCTGCCCGCGCCGCGGCCCGCCTTCGAGATCTTCGTGTACTCGCCGCGGGTCGAGGGCGTGCACCTGCGCTTCGGCTCGGTGGCGCGCGGCGGCCTGCGGTGGTCGGACCGGCGCGACGACTTCCGCACCGAGGTGCTGGGCCTGGTGAAGGCCCAGATGGTGAAGAACACGGTGATCGTGCCGGTCGGCGCCAAGGGCGGTTTCTACGCCAAGCGCCTGCCCGACCCGAGCGACCGCGAGGCGTGGATGGCGGAGGGGGTCGCGGCGTACCGCACCTTCATCTCCGGCCTGCTCGACGTCACCGACAACCTCGTGGAGTCGGCCGAGGGGCGCACGGTGGTGCCGCCGCAGCGGGTCGTGCGCCACGACGGCGACGACACCTACCTCGTCGTCGCGGCCGACAAGGGCACGGCCACGTTCTCCGACATCGCGAACGGGCTGTCGGCCGACTACGGGTTCTGGCTCGGCGACGCGTTCGCCTCGGGCGGATCGGTGGGCTACGACCACAAGGCCATGGGCATCACCGCCCGCGGGGCGTGGGTCTCGGTCCAGCGCCACTTCCGCGAGCTCGGCCTCGACACGCAGCGCGAGGACTTCACCGTCGTCGGCATCGGCGACATGTCGGGCGACGTGTTCGGCAACGGGATGCTGTGCTCGCCCCACATCCGCCTGGTGGCCGCCTTCGACCACCGTGACATCTTCCTCGACCCGGACCCCGACCCGGCCGCGTCGTACGAGGAGCGGGAGCGACTCTTCCGCCTGCCGCGCTCGTCGTGGCGCGACTACGACCGCGCGACGATCTCCGCGGGCGGCGGCGTGCACCCCCGCACGGCGAAGTCGATCCCGGTGACCGAGCAGGTACGCCGCGTGCTCGGCCTCGCCGACGACGTCACCTCCCTGCCGCCCAACGACCTGCTCCGCGCCATCCTCAGGGCGCCGGCCGACCTGCTGTGGAACGGCGGCATCGGCACCTACGTGAAGGCCGCCCACGAGTCCCACGCGGACGCGGGCGACAAGGCCAACGACGGCATCCGCGTGAACGGCGGCGACCTGCGGGTGCGGGTCGTCGGGGAGGGCGGCAACCTGGGCCTGACCCAGGGCGGCCGCATCGAGTTCGCGCGCAACGGCGGTCGGCTCAACACCGACTTCATCGACAACTCGGCGGGCGTCGACACGTCCGACCGCGAGGTCAACATCAAGATCCTGCTCGACCGGGTCGTGGCCGCGGGCGACCTCACGGCCAAGCAGCGCGACGAGCTCCTGGCGTCGATGACCGACGAGGTCGCCGCGCTCGTGCTCCGCGACAACGACCAGCAGAACCGGGCGCTCGCCAACGCGGACGCCAACGCGCCGGCCCTCCTCCACGTGCACGAGCGGTGGATGCGGCGGCTCGAGGGCGACGGCGTGTTCGACCGGGCGCTGGAGGGCCTGCCGGACCGGGCCGAGGTGCGGCGCCGGCTCGAGGCGGGCGAGGGGCTGAGCCAGCCGGAGCTGGCGGTGCTGATGAGCTGGACCAAGATCGTGCTGGCCGACGAGCTGCTGGAGTCCGACCTGCCCGACGACCCCTACCTGCGGGGGCTGCTCTACAGCTACTTCCCGACCCCGATGCGGCACCGGTTCCGTGCCCAGATGGACGCCCACCCGCTGCGGCGCGAGATCGTCGTGACGGCCGTGGTCAACCACCTCGTCAACACGGCGGGCATGACCTACTGGCCCCGGCTGGCCGACGAGACGGGCGCCGCCCCGGCGGAGCTCGCGCGGGCCCACTTCGTCGCGGAGGAGATCTTCGGGGCCGTCGCGCTCCGCCGCGAGATCGAGGCGCTCGACAACCAGCTGGACGCCGCCGTGCAGACCCGCATGCGCATCGAGCTGCGCACCCTGGTCGAGCGGGCGTCCCGCTGGCTCGTGCTGCGCCGCTCCGACCGTGGGGCGGAGGGCGTCGTCGACTTCTTCGGCGAGCGCATCCAGCAGGTGCTCACGGGCGACCCCGGGCTGGCCGGGCTGCTCAGCGGGCGCGACCTCGCGGCGTACGAGCAGCGCCGCGACGCCCTCCTCGAGGGCGAGGTGCCGCGCGACCTGGCCGAGCGGATCGCGGCCCTCCCGCCGTCCTACGCGCTCCTGTCGGTCGTGGAGACCGCCGCCTCCGAGGACCTGCCGGCGGAGACGGTGGCCCGGGTGCACTTCGCGCTCGGCGAGCGGCTCGGGCTGTCGAGCCTGCTGACCCGCATCCTGGCCCTCCCGCGCTCCGACCGGTGGGAGACGACCGCGCGGGCGGCGCTGCGCGACGACCTGCACGCCGTGCACGCGCTGCTCACCGCCCAGGCGCTCGCCGCGTCGTCCGACGACGACCCGGCACCGGTGCGGGTGGCGACCTGGGAGGAGACGCAGCCGCACGTCGTGGCGCGCGCGGCGAGCACGCTCGAGGAGGTGTGCGCCGAGGAGCCCGACCTGGCCCGGCTCTCCGTCGGCATGCGCGTCGTGCGCGGGCTGGTGGCGACGACGCCGAGCGGCGGGGCCGACGTGGCCTGA
- a CDS encoding enoyl-CoA hydratase-related protein, whose translation MSAEWITRAPGVEIDLDARGVLTVTFDRPESYNALDAAMVESTAATLERAVGRDDVRVVVVTGRGKAFSSGAALAGDSPLDAFDDDAVHRANRLVRAVVRLDKPVVAAVNGVAAGVGASLALACDLQVTSSDASFAFTFARIGLMPDGGSTATIAAAVGRARAMRMVLLGERLPAADAHAAGLVSHLVPAEAFPEAVAALASTLAAGAPLAYAATKKAVNAAALDQLEPALERENLGQLTLFRTADTAEGMTAFVEKRAPRFEGR comes from the coding sequence TTGTCCGCTGAGTGGATCACCCGCGCCCCGGGCGTCGAGATCGACCTCGACGCCCGGGGCGTCCTCACGGTCACCTTCGACCGGCCGGAGTCCTACAACGCGCTCGACGCCGCCATGGTCGAGTCGACCGCCGCGACGTTGGAGCGCGCCGTGGGCCGCGACGACGTGCGCGTGGTGGTCGTCACCGGCCGCGGGAAGGCGTTCAGCTCGGGCGCCGCCCTGGCCGGCGACTCGCCCCTCGACGCCTTCGACGACGACGCCGTGCACCGGGCCAACCGGCTCGTCCGTGCCGTCGTCCGCCTCGACAAGCCGGTGGTCGCCGCGGTCAACGGCGTCGCCGCGGGCGTCGGCGCGTCCCTCGCCCTGGCCTGCGACCTGCAGGTGACCTCGAGCGACGCCTCGTTCGCGTTCACCTTCGCCCGGATCGGCCTCATGCCCGACGGCGGCTCCACCGCGACCATCGCGGCCGCCGTCGGCCGAGCCCGGGCGATGCGGATGGTGCTCCTCGGCGAACGGCTCCCGGCCGCCGACGCCCACGCCGCGGGGCTCGTCAGCCACCTCGTGCCCGCGGAGGCGTTCCCGGAGGCCGTCGCCGCCCTCGCCTCGACGCTCGCCGCGGGAGCGCCGCTGGCGTACGCCGCGACCAAGAAGGCCGTCAACGCCGCCGCGCTCGACCAGCTCGAGCCGGCGCTCGAACGGGAGAACCTCGGCCAGCTCACCCTGTTCCGCACCGCCGACACCGCCGAGGGCATGACGGCCTTCGTGGAGAAGCGCGCGCCGAGGTTCGAGGGGCGCTGA
- a CDS encoding isochorismatase family protein, whose amino-acid sequence MTRALIVVDVQNDFCEGGSLAVAGGAAVAAGVSALLAGDHGYAAVVATKDHHIDPGAHWSDNPDFADTWPVHCEVGTRGEEFHPELDTSAVEAVFLKGQYDAAYSGFEGAAEDGTTLVDWLRARGIDEVDVCGIATDHCVRATVLDAVREHFTVRVLTGLTAGVAPESTDAALAAMQDAGVSLVR is encoded by the coding sequence ATGACCCGAGCACTGATCGTCGTCGACGTGCAGAACGACTTCTGCGAGGGCGGCTCGCTGGCCGTCGCCGGCGGCGCGGCCGTCGCCGCCGGCGTCTCCGCGCTGCTCGCCGGAGACCACGGCTACGCCGCCGTCGTCGCCACCAAGGACCACCACATCGACCCGGGCGCCCACTGGTCGGACAACCCCGACTTCGCCGACACCTGGCCCGTGCACTGCGAGGTCGGCACCCGCGGCGAGGAGTTCCACCCCGAGCTCGACACCTCGGCGGTGGAGGCGGTGTTCCTCAAGGGCCAGTACGACGCGGCGTACTCCGGCTTCGAGGGCGCGGCCGAGGACGGCACGACCCTCGTGGACTGGCTGCGGGCCCGCGGCATCGACGAGGTCGACGTCTGCGGGATCGCGACCGACCACTGCGTGCGGGCGACCGTGCTCGACGCGGTGCGCGAGCACTTCACGGTGCGCGTGCTGACCGGGCTCACGGCCGGCGTGGCGCCGGAGAGCACCGACGCCGCGCTCGCCGCGATGCAGGACGCCGGGGTGTCCCTTGTCCGCTGA
- a CDS encoding nicotinate phosphoribosyltransferase — MTITEAPATALLTDHYELTMLQAALASGTAQRRSVFELFGRKLPEGRRYGVVAGVGRALEAIEAFRFDTPTLDFLAAEGVVDDTTLAWLTDYRFSGDVRGYGEGEVYFPGSPLLVVESTFAEAVLLETVLLSIYNHDSAIASAASRMIAVAGGRPCIDMGSRRTHEEAAVAAARAAYVAGFGATSNLAARQRYGVPSTGTSAHAFTLLHDTEADAFRAQVSSLGAGTSLLVDTYDVKEAVRLAVEVAGPELGAVRLDSGDLGALAVEVREQLDSLGARDTRIIVTSDLDEFAIASLASAPVDGYGVGTRLVTGSGHPTSAFVYKLVAREDDEGRMVPVAKKSTNKLSVGGSKRAARRLDDGVAVAEVIAVDGDPEPGDGTTDRPLHRDLVVGGEIAGRETLEAARERHAAAFAELPMAARSMTRGEPLLPTVYQS; from the coding sequence ATGACTATTACTGAGGCGCCGGCCACCGCCCTGCTGACCGACCACTACGAGCTCACCATGCTCCAGGCCGCGCTCGCCTCCGGCACGGCGCAGCGCCGCTCGGTCTTCGAGCTGTTCGGGCGCAAGCTCCCCGAGGGACGCCGCTACGGCGTCGTCGCCGGTGTCGGCCGGGCGCTCGAGGCCATCGAGGCGTTCCGGTTCGACACCCCGACGCTCGACTTCCTCGCCGCGGAGGGCGTCGTCGACGACACGACGCTCGCGTGGCTGACCGACTACCGCTTCTCCGGCGACGTCCGCGGGTACGGCGAGGGTGAGGTCTACTTCCCCGGCTCGCCCCTCCTCGTGGTCGAGTCGACCTTCGCCGAGGCCGTCCTCCTCGAGACCGTGCTGCTCTCGATCTACAACCACGACTCCGCCATCGCCAGCGCGGCGTCGCGCATGATCGCCGTGGCCGGCGGGCGCCCGTGCATCGACATGGGCTCGCGCCGCACCCACGAGGAGGCCGCGGTGGCGGCCGCGCGCGCGGCGTACGTCGCCGGGTTCGGCGCCACGAGCAACCTGGCCGCCCGGCAGCGCTACGGCGTGCCGAGCACCGGCACCTCCGCGCACGCCTTCACCCTGCTGCACGACACGGAGGCCGACGCGTTCCGCGCGCAGGTCTCGAGCCTCGGCGCCGGCACGTCGCTGCTGGTCGACACCTACGACGTGAAGGAGGCCGTGCGTCTCGCCGTCGAGGTGGCCGGTCCGGAGCTGGGCGCCGTGCGCCTCGACTCGGGCGACCTCGGCGCGCTGGCCGTCGAGGTGCGCGAGCAGCTCGACTCCCTCGGCGCACGGGACACCCGCATCATCGTCACGAGCGACCTCGACGAGTTCGCCATCGCGTCGCTGGCCTCCGCGCCGGTGGACGGGTACGGCGTCGGCACCCGCCTCGTCACCGGTTCCGGGCACCCGACGAGCGCGTTCGTCTACAAGCTGGTCGCCCGCGAGGACGACGAGGGCCGCATGGTGCCGGTCGCCAAGAAGAGCACCAACAAGCTCTCCGTCGGCGGCAGCAAGCGCGCCGCGCGTCGGCTCGACGACGGCGTCGCCGTCGCCGAGGTGATCGCGGTCGACGGCGACCCCGAGCCCGGCGACGGCACGACGGACCGCCCGCTGCACCGCGACCTCGTCGTCGGCGGCGAGATCGCGGGTCGCGAGACGCTGGAGGCCGCGCGCGAGCGCCACGCCGCCGCGTTCGCCGAGCTCCCGATGGCGGCCCGCTCGATGACCCGCGGCGAGCCGCTGCTCCCGACCGTCTACCAGTCCTGA
- the clpS gene encoding ATP-dependent Clp protease adapter ClpS — protein sequence MSAASPVEVEPTLTPDDSPTVASPWVTIVWDDPVNLMSYVTYVFRTYFGYTTEHAEELMLQVHNDGKSVVSTGSREAMERDVQAMHEYGLWATMERAE from the coding sequence GTGTCTGCTGCCAGCCCCGTCGAGGTCGAGCCGACGCTCACCCCGGACGACTCGCCGACCGTCGCGAGCCCGTGGGTCACGATCGTCTGGGACGACCCGGTCAACCTCATGAGCTACGTGACCTACGTGTTCCGCACCTACTTCGGCTACACGACCGAGCACGCCGAGGAGCTGATGCTCCAGGTGCACAACGACGGCAAGTCGGTCGTCTCCACCGGGAGCCGCGAGGCGATGGAGCGGGACGTGCAGGCGATGCACGAGTACGGCCTGTGGGCCACGATGGAGCGCGCCGAGTGA
- a CDS encoding DUF2017 domain-containing protein, translated as MSGFTRHRRSGRIIAAFTGFEADLLRSLAGQLIELLRNEAAAPRDPVDPLEAMLDFDGPTTAPEDPVLARLFPTAYQDDEEAAAEFRRFTEGHLRDGKSAAACRIIEDLGEAGLPDELSEDGLMIDVELTEDVAVTWMRSFTDIRLALATRLGVEDGDEARWMALPDDDPRAQAHDIYEWVGYLQETLVGALTR; from the coding sequence GTGAGCGGGTTCACCCGGCACCGTCGCAGTGGGCGGATCATCGCCGCCTTCACCGGCTTCGAGGCCGACCTGCTGCGCTCACTGGCCGGGCAGCTGATCGAGCTGCTGCGCAACGAGGCCGCCGCGCCCCGCGACCCGGTCGACCCGTTGGAGGCGATGCTCGACTTCGACGGGCCGACCACCGCGCCGGAGGACCCCGTGCTCGCGCGGCTGTTCCCCACGGCGTACCAGGACGACGAGGAGGCGGCGGCCGAGTTCCGGCGCTTCACCGAGGGCCACCTCCGCGACGGCAAGTCGGCGGCGGCCTGCCGCATCATCGAGGACCTCGGGGAGGCGGGCCTGCCCGACGAGCTCAGTGAGGACGGGCTGATGATCGACGTCGAGCTCACCGAGGACGTCGCCGTGACCTGGATGCGCTCGTTCACCGACATCCGGCTCGCCCTCGCCACGCGCCTCGGCGTGGAGGACGGCGACGAGGCCCGCTGGATGGCCCTGCCCGACGACGACCCGCGGGCCCAGGCGCACGACATCTACGAGTGGGTCGGCTACCTGCAGGAGACGCTCGTCGGCGCGTTGACGCGCTGA
- a CDS encoding NUDIX domain-containing protein, whose product MPVPDFIAALRARIGTAELWLPGVTAVVVRPGSGAGEREVLLVRRSDNGAWTPVTGICDPGEEPAVTARREALEETGVEIVVDRLALVRTTGLVVYPNGDRNRYLDHTFACRWVAGEAYVADDESSEVGWFALDALPPMTDEMRERIAAGVSDEQAARFVR is encoded by the coding sequence ATGCCGGTCCCCGACTTCATCGCGGCGCTCCGTGCCCGCATCGGCACGGCCGAGCTGTGGCTCCCCGGCGTGACCGCGGTGGTGGTGCGCCCCGGCTCGGGTGCTGGTGAGCGCGAGGTGCTGCTCGTGCGTCGCTCCGACAACGGCGCCTGGACCCCGGTCACCGGCATCTGCGACCCCGGCGAGGAGCCCGCCGTCACGGCGCGCCGCGAGGCGCTCGAGGAGACCGGCGTCGAGATCGTCGTCGACCGGCTCGCGCTCGTGCGCACGACCGGCCTCGTGGTCTATCCCAACGGCGACCGCAACCGCTACCTCGACCACACCTTCGCGTGCCGGTGGGTGGCCGGGGAGGCGTACGTCGCGGACGACGAGTCCTCGGAGGTCGGCTGGTTCGCGCTCGACGCGCTGCCGCCGATGACCGACGAGATGCGCGAGCGCATCGCCGCCGGGGTCAGCGACGAGCAGGCCGCCCGGTTCGTGCGCTGA